The following are encoded together in the Dickeya lacustris genome:
- a CDS encoding cobalamin-independent methionine synthase II family protein: protein MTQAIPPFRADVVGSLLRPAAIKQARLQFQAAEIDAAALRQIEDSEIQRAVTLQRAAGLQLVTDGEFRRAWWHFDFFDNLNGVERYEAEQGIQFTGVQTKARGVKVTGKISFNPQHPMLEDFRFLHSISGDAVAKMTIPSPSVLHFRGGRKVIDSTVYPDLADYFDDLAQTWRDAIRAFYDAGCRYLQLDDTVWAYLCSEDQKRQIRERGDDPDVLRETYANVLNKALEGKPDDLVVGLHVCRGNFRSTWISEGGYEPVAETLFGNVNVDAFFLEYDTERAGGFEPLRFIKPGHQKVVLGLITTKTGALESVDAVKHRIAEASRYVPLDQLCLSPQCGFASTEEGNTLSEEEQWAKLQRVVEIAAQVW, encoded by the coding sequence ATGACTCAAGCCATTCCTCCGTTTCGCGCCGATGTCGTCGGCAGTTTGTTGCGTCCGGCTGCTATCAAGCAGGCCCGTTTGCAGTTTCAGGCGGCAGAAATCGATGCTGCGGCACTGCGCCAAATAGAAGATAGCGAAATTCAACGCGCAGTTACGCTACAGCGTGCTGCGGGTCTGCAATTGGTGACGGATGGCGAGTTTCGCCGTGCCTGGTGGCATTTTGATTTTTTTGACAATCTCAACGGCGTTGAGCGTTATGAAGCGGAACAGGGTATTCAGTTTACCGGGGTGCAAACTAAAGCACGTGGCGTGAAGGTGACGGGGAAAATCAGCTTTAATCCACAGCACCCGATGCTGGAGGATTTCCGTTTCCTGCACAGTATCTCCGGCGATGCGGTAGCCAAAATGACGATTCCAAGCCCGAGCGTGCTGCATTTTCGCGGCGGTCGTAAAGTGATAGACAGTACGGTTTATCCTGATTTAGCTGATTATTTTGACGACCTGGCGCAAACCTGGCGCGATGCGATTCGCGCTTTTTATGATGCGGGCTGCCGTTATCTGCAACTGGATGACACCGTATGGGCCTATTTGTGCTCTGAAGACCAGAAGCGCCAAATTCGTGAGCGTGGCGATGATCCTGATGTTCTGCGTGAGACGTATGCCAACGTGTTGAACAAAGCGCTCGAAGGCAAGCCTGATGACTTGGTGGTGGGGCTGCATGTCTGCCGGGGCAATTTCCGCTCCACCTGGATTTCAGAAGGAGGCTATGAGCCCGTAGCGGAAACGCTGTTCGGTAATGTGAATGTGGATGCCTTCTTTTTGGAATATGACACCGAGCGTGCCGGCGGATTCGAGCCATTACGCTTTATTAAACCGGGCCATCAAAAAGTTGTTCTGGGATTGATAACGACCAAAACCGGTGCGCTGGAATCGGTTGATGCAGTAAAACATCGAATTGCCGAAGCGTCGCGTTATGTCCCGCTTGATCAATTATGCCTGAGTCCTCAGTGCGGGTTCGCGTCAACAGAAGAGGGCAATACGCTTTCAGAAGAAGAGCAATGGGCCAAATTGCAGCGTGTGGTAGAGATAGCTGCTCAGGTTTGGTAG
- the sbcD gene encoding exonuclease subunit SbcD, whose protein sequence is MRIIHTSDWHLGQYFYTRSRAAEHQAFLHWLVCQVETHQADALIVAGDVFDNGTPPSYAREMYNQFVVALQPTGCQLIVTGGNHDSVATLNESRSLLACLNTRVIAGFDGDIEEHILVLNNRNGEPGAILCAIPFLRARELFTSKAGQSGEQKQQALQEAIASHYQACYQHACTLRTTLGEHLPIVMTGHLTTVGVATSDSVRDIYIGTLDAFPAQAFPPADYIALGHIHRPQRVAQCEHIRYSGAPIALSFDELNHEKSVYLVHFDQGKLQDVSTLVIPAEQPMQLVKGNLAEIERRLAGFRDYQGEKPVWLDIEITTQDYLSDMQQHIQSLTASLNVDVLLLRRAREQQQQMLVQLDTETLDELQPTEVFERRLAQETELDDARRQRLRTLFGKIVRDVDEQRQEAGA, encoded by the coding sequence ATGCGAATTATTCATACGTCTGACTGGCATCTTGGTCAGTACTTTTACACCCGCAGCCGCGCAGCTGAACATCAGGCTTTTCTGCACTGGCTGGTTTGTCAGGTAGAAACGCATCAGGCCGACGCATTAATAGTAGCAGGCGATGTGTTCGATAACGGTACACCGCCCAGTTACGCCCGTGAGATGTATAACCAGTTCGTCGTGGCCCTTCAGCCTACCGGCTGTCAGTTGATTGTTACCGGCGGTAATCACGACTCCGTTGCTACGCTCAATGAATCCCGTTCGCTGCTCGCCTGTCTCAATACCCGGGTCATCGCCGGTTTTGATGGCGATATTGAAGAACACATTCTGGTGCTGAATAACCGCAACGGCGAACCCGGCGCGATTTTGTGCGCCATACCGTTTTTGCGCGCCCGCGAGCTTTTTACCAGTAAAGCCGGGCAATCCGGCGAGCAAAAGCAGCAAGCATTACAAGAGGCCATCGCCAGCCATTATCAAGCCTGTTATCAGCATGCCTGCACATTACGCACCACGCTTGGGGAACATCTGCCGATTGTTATGACCGGGCACCTCACGACCGTTGGCGTGGCTACCTCGGACTCGGTACGCGATATTTATATTGGTACGCTGGATGCGTTCCCGGCACAGGCGTTTCCCCCTGCCGATTATATTGCTCTTGGCCATATTCACCGGCCACAACGCGTGGCGCAATGTGAGCATATTCGTTACAGCGGTGCCCCTATCGCCCTCAGCTTTGATGAACTCAATCACGAAAAGTCTGTCTATCTGGTGCATTTTGACCAAGGGAAATTACAGGATGTCAGTACCCTGGTTATCCCCGCAGAACAGCCGATGCAACTGGTGAAGGGCAATCTGGCGGAAATCGAGCGTCGATTGGCCGGTTTTCGCGACTATCAGGGCGAGAAACCCGTCTGGCTGGATATCGAAATCACCACCCAGGATTACCTCAGCGACATGCAGCAACACATTCAATCGCTAACCGCCTCGCTGAATGTGGATGTCCTGCTGCTGCGCCGGGCGCGAGAACAACAGCAACAAATGCTGGTACAGCTCGACACCGAAACGCTCGATGAACTGCAACCGACCGAGGTTTTCGAGCGGCGGCTGGCGCAAGAAACGGAACTTGATGACGCGCGTCGGCAGCGGTTGCGCACCCTATTTGGCAAAATTGTGCGGGACGTCGATGAACAGCGTCAGGAGGCCGGTGCATGA
- a CDS encoding ACP phosphodiesterase → MNFLAHLHLATLAQSSLTGNLMADFVRGNPEGVYSAEIVSGIRLHRRIDTLTDGLPEVRAACRDFSPAYRRVAPIALDVLWDHFLARHWTTLEPAIALQQFVHNVQQHITPHLPQTPERFRHLTEYLWAERWLERYAELDFIGNVLHRMSLRRPKLAALSGSFSDIERGYPQFETLFWQFYPRMMHQAKTGQLDGRANMAP, encoded by the coding sequence ATGAATTTTCTTGCTCATCTGCATCTCGCCACGCTGGCGCAAAGCTCGTTAACCGGCAACTTGATGGCTGATTTTGTGCGAGGCAACCCGGAAGGCGTCTATTCGGCGGAGATTGTCTCCGGCATTCGATTACATCGGCGCATTGATACCCTGACAGATGGCCTGCCTGAAGTCCGTGCCGCCTGTCGTGATTTTAGCCCCGCCTATCGCCGCGTCGCACCGATAGCGCTGGATGTGCTGTGGGATCACTTTCTGGCCCGGCACTGGACGACGCTTGAGCCCGCCATCGCGCTTCAGCAGTTTGTTCACAATGTACAGCAGCACATTACGCCACACTTGCCACAGACGCCTGAGCGTTTTCGCCACCTCACCGAATATCTGTGGGCAGAGCGTTGGCTGGAGCGCTATGCCGAATTGGATTTTATTGGCAATGTTCTACACCGCATGTCGCTTCGTCGTCCGAAACTGGCGGCGCTTTCTGGATCATTTAGCGATATCGAACGAGGCTATCCTCAATTTGAAACATTATTCTGGCAGTTCTATCCTCGTATGATGCATCAGGCAAAAACAGGCCAGCTTGATGGCCGGGCTAACATGGCACCGTAA
- a CDS encoding peroxiredoxin C has protein sequence MVLVTRPAPDFTAAAVLGSGEIVENFNLKKHINGKPAVIFFWPMDFTFVCPSELIAFDHRYEEFQKRGVEVVGVSFDSEFVHNAWRKTPVEQGGIGEVKYAMVADIKREIQQAYGIEHPDAGVALRGSFLIDKNGIVRHQVVNDLPLGRNIDEMLRMVDALQFHEEHGDVCPAQWEKGKAGMGASPDGVAKYLKENANNL, from the coding sequence ATGGTCCTGGTAACTCGTCCTGCCCCTGACTTCACTGCCGCTGCCGTACTGGGAAGCGGGGAAATCGTTGAGAACTTTAATCTGAAAAAGCACATCAACGGTAAACCGGCGGTGATCTTCTTCTGGCCGATGGACTTCACCTTCGTATGCCCGTCAGAGCTGATTGCGTTTGATCACCGCTATGAAGAGTTCCAAAAGCGCGGTGTTGAAGTGGTCGGCGTATCTTTTGACTCTGAGTTCGTACACAACGCCTGGCGTAAAACGCCTGTCGAACAAGGCGGCATCGGTGAAGTGAAGTACGCGATGGTTGCAGACATCAAACGTGAGATTCAGCAAGCCTATGGCATCGAACACCCGGATGCCGGTGTTGCGCTGCGCGGTTCGTTCCTGATTGATAAAAACGGTATCGTGCGTCATCAGGTGGTCAATGACCTGCCGCTGGGTCGTAACATCGACGAAATGCTGCGTATGGTTGATGCGCTGCAATTCCACGAAGAACATGGCGATGTCTGCCCGGCACAGTGGGAAAAAGGCAAAGCCGGTATGGGTGCTTCCCCGGATGGCGTAGCCAAATACCTGAAAGAAAACGCCAACAACCTGTAA
- the proY gene encoding proline-specific permease ProY, giving the protein MEQHSRLKRGLSTRHIRFIALGSAIGTGLFYGSASAIQMAGPSVLLAYLIGGVFAYIIMRALGEMSVNNPQASSFSRYARDYLGPLAGYITGWTYCFEMLIVAIADVTAFGIYMGVWFPAVPHWVWVLSVVLIIGAINLMNVKVFGELEFWLSFFKVATIVVMIIAGVGIIIWGIGNGGEPTGIHNLWTNGGFFSNGVMGMILSLQMVMFAYGGVEIIGITAGEAKEPHKSIPHAINSVPWRILVFYVGTLFVIMSIYPWNQVGTNGSPFVLTFQHMGITAAAGILNFVVITASLSAINSDVFGVGRMLHGMAEQGHAPKIFSRLSKRGTPWVTVLVMVLALLVAVYLNYVMPENVFLVIASLATFATVWVWIMILCSQIAFRRQLGREQAKALAFPLPGGTVTAVIGVVFLLFIIGLIGYFPDTRIALYAGAGWIVLLLMSYALRRRRA; this is encoded by the coding sequence ATGGAACAACACTCCCGTCTCAAGCGCGGCTTAAGTACGCGGCATATCCGTTTTATTGCGCTGGGTTCTGCTATTGGTACTGGGCTGTTTTATGGTTCGGCCAGCGCTATCCAGATGGCTGGCCCCAGCGTACTGCTGGCATACCTGATTGGCGGCGTTTTTGCTTATATCATCATGCGCGCCTTGGGGGAGATGTCTGTTAACAACCCACAAGCCAGCTCGTTTTCACGCTATGCGCGAGATTATCTCGGCCCGCTTGCCGGTTACATTACCGGCTGGACGTACTGTTTTGAAATGCTGATTGTGGCGATTGCCGATGTCACCGCTTTCGGTATTTATATGGGCGTCTGGTTCCCGGCTGTGCCGCATTGGGTGTGGGTGCTCAGTGTGGTGTTGATAATCGGCGCTATCAACCTGATGAATGTGAAAGTGTTTGGCGAGCTGGAGTTCTGGCTGTCGTTTTTTAAAGTCGCCACTATTGTGGTGATGATTATTGCCGGTGTCGGCATCATCATCTGGGGGATTGGCAACGGCGGCGAGCCTACCGGTATCCATAATTTATGGACTAACGGCGGTTTTTTCAGTAACGGCGTGATGGGCATGATCCTGTCGTTGCAGATGGTGATGTTTGCTTATGGTGGTGTCGAGATAATCGGTATTACCGCAGGCGAAGCCAAAGAACCGCATAAATCGATTCCGCACGCCATCAATTCGGTGCCGTGGCGTATTTTGGTGTTTTATGTCGGTACGCTGTTTGTGATTATGTCTATCTACCCATGGAATCAAGTGGGCACTAACGGCAGCCCGTTCGTGCTCACTTTCCAGCATATGGGCATCACTGCCGCAGCGGGCATACTGAATTTTGTGGTGATCACCGCGTCACTGTCGGCTATCAATAGCGATGTGTTTGGCGTTGGCCGAATGCTGCACGGCATGGCGGAGCAAGGGCATGCCCCAAAAATCTTCAGCCGCCTGTCAAAGCGAGGAACGCCATGGGTGACGGTGCTTGTCATGGTGCTGGCCTTGCTAGTCGCGGTATACCTGAATTACGTGATGCCTGAGAATGTCTTTCTGGTCATCGCGTCACTGGCAACGTTCGCCACAGTGTGGGTATGGATAATGATTTTGTGCTCACAAATCGCCTTTCGCCGCCAATTAGGGCGTGAGCAGGCGAAAGCGCTGGCATTTCCTCTGCCTGGCGGCACGGTGACAGCTGTAATCGGGGTGGTGTTTTTGCTGTTTATCATTGGCCTTATTGGCTATTTCCCTGATACCCGCATCGCCCTGTATGCAGGAGCCGGTTGGATAGTCTTGCTGCTGATGAGTTATGCGCTGCGCCGTCGGCGAGCATAG
- the phoR gene encoding phosphate regulon sensor histidine kinase PhoR produces MLERLSWKKLALELAFFCFPGLLLGLFIGYLPWFLLASVVCALCWNFYNQLRLSYWLWVDRSMTPPPGRWSWEPLFYGLYQMQLRNRRRRRELALLIKRFRSGAESLPDAVVITTEEGSIIWCNRLAQHLLGFRWPEDNGQNILNLLRYPEFTQYMQQQDFSRPLTLTLKNSHHVEFRVMPYSEGQLLMVARDVTQMHQLEGARRNFFANVSHELRTPLTVLQGYLEMMSDESLDGALQAKALHTMQEQTRRMDGLVRQLLTLSRIEAASSIDLNEKVDIPLMLRLLKREAETLSQGRHEIVFRVNEQLQVFGNEEQLRSAVSNLVYNAVNHTPPGTRIEVCWQQTPQGAEFQVSDNGPGIAPEHIPRLTERFYRVDKARSRQTGGSGLGLAIVKHALSHHDSRLDIISEQGAGSRFLFTLPNRLLVRSVLSQNALNPQ; encoded by the coding sequence GTGCTAGAGCGTTTATCCTGGAAAAAGCTGGCGCTGGAGCTGGCTTTTTTTTGTTTTCCCGGTCTGTTGTTAGGGCTGTTTATCGGCTATCTACCCTGGTTTTTACTGGCCTCGGTGGTGTGTGCCTTGTGCTGGAACTTTTATAACCAATTGCGCTTGTCCTACTGGTTATGGGTGGATCGCAGCATGACGCCGCCGCCAGGTCGCTGGAGCTGGGAGCCACTCTTTTATGGTCTTTACCAAATGCAACTGCGTAATCGGCGGCGGCGGCGGGAGCTGGCGTTATTGATAAAACGTTTTCGCAGTGGCGCTGAGTCATTACCCGATGCGGTGGTCATCACCACAGAAGAGGGCAGTATCATTTGGTGTAATCGACTGGCACAGCACCTGCTCGGGTTTCGTTGGCCGGAAGATAATGGCCAGAATATCCTTAATTTGCTGCGTTATCCCGAATTTACCCAGTACATGCAACAACAGGATTTTAGCCGCCCCCTCACCTTAACGTTGAAAAATTCGCACCACGTCGAGTTTCGTGTGATGCCCTATTCTGAGGGGCAGTTGCTGATGGTAGCGCGCGATGTGACGCAGATGCACCAATTGGAAGGCGCACGGCGTAATTTTTTTGCGAATGTCAGCCATGAGTTACGAACGCCGCTTACCGTCTTGCAGGGGTATCTGGAAATGATGAGCGATGAATCGCTCGATGGCGCGTTGCAAGCCAAAGCGCTGCATACGATGCAAGAGCAAACCCGCCGTATGGATGGGCTGGTGCGCCAGTTGCTTACGCTATCGCGTATCGAAGCGGCGTCGTCAATTGATCTGAATGAAAAGGTCGATATCCCCCTGATGCTGCGCTTGCTCAAGCGCGAGGCTGAAACGCTCAGTCAGGGACGGCATGAAATTGTGTTTCGTGTAAACGAACAGCTGCAAGTGTTTGGTAATGAAGAGCAGTTGCGCAGTGCGGTATCTAATTTGGTGTATAACGCGGTGAACCATACCCCGCCGGGCACGCGTATTGAGGTGTGCTGGCAGCAAACGCCACAGGGCGCTGAGTTTCAGGTAAGCGATAACGGGCCTGGCATTGCCCCAGAGCATATTCCGCGCCTGACGGAGCGCTTTTACCGTGTGGATAAGGCGCGTTCGCGCCAAACCGGTGGCAGTGGGTTGGGGCTGGCTATCGTTAAGCATGCACTGAGCCATCACGATTCTCGCCTCGACATCATCAGTGAGCAGGGGGCGGGCTCGCGCTTTTTATTCACGTTGCCAAACCGGTTGCTGGTGCGTTCGGTGCTGAGTCAAAACGCGCTCAATCCACAGTGA
- the brnQ gene encoding branched-chain amino acid transport system II carrier protein, with product MSHRLTSKDIVALGFMTFALFVGAGNIIFPPMVGQQAGEHVWIAALGFLITAVGLPVLTVIALARVGGGIDSLSNPIGKKAGVLLATVCYLAVGPLFATPRTATVSFEVGIAPLMGAGAAPLLIYSLIYFAIVIAISLYPGRLLDTVGHILAPVKILALTVLGIAAVLWPAGTSAPATDAYQQVPFSSGFVNGYLTMDTLGALVFGIVIVNAARSRGVNDAGLLTRYTILAGVIAGVGLTLVYLSLFYLGSFSGSLVPGAQNGAEILHAYVQFTFGTLGSSFLALLIFIACMVTAVGLTCACAEFFAQYLPLSYRALVFILGVFSMVVSNLGLSHLIQLSIPVLTAIYPPCIVLVLLSFTRRWWNNSSHVIAPVMLVSLLFGLIDGIKSSAFATLLPAWTQSLPMSAQGLAWLPPSLVILLVVAIYDRLSARQEVTAHS from the coding sequence ATGAGTCATCGTTTAACTTCCAAAGATATCGTGGCATTGGGCTTTATGACCTTTGCCCTGTTTGTCGGTGCTGGCAACATCATTTTCCCGCCTATGGTTGGTCAACAGGCCGGGGAGCATGTCTGGATTGCGGCATTAGGCTTTTTGATTACGGCCGTAGGTCTGCCGGTATTGACTGTGATAGCGCTGGCGCGCGTGGGCGGAGGGATTGATTCACTCAGCAACCCTATTGGCAAAAAAGCCGGTGTGTTGCTGGCGACGGTCTGCTATCTGGCGGTTGGCCCGCTGTTTGCCACACCGCGCACGGCAACCGTCTCCTTCGAAGTCGGCATTGCGCCGCTGATGGGGGCGGGAGCCGCTCCGCTGCTTATCTACAGCCTTATCTATTTTGCCATCGTCATTGCGATTTCTCTCTATCCTGGACGTTTGCTTGATACGGTTGGCCACATTCTGGCTCCGGTAAAAATTCTGGCATTGACCGTGCTGGGTATCGCTGCCGTGCTATGGCCGGCAGGCACATCGGCACCGGCAACCGATGCTTATCAGCAGGTGCCGTTTTCCAGCGGTTTTGTGAACGGTTATCTGACCATGGATACCCTGGGCGCACTGGTATTTGGCATTGTGATTGTGAACGCGGCACGTTCTCGTGGCGTTAACGATGCCGGTTTACTGACGCGCTACACCATTTTGGCCGGGGTGATTGCGGGTGTTGGCTTAACACTTGTGTACCTGAGCCTGTTCTACCTCGGGTCTTTCAGCGGTTCGCTTGTACCGGGCGCGCAAAATGGCGCAGAAATTCTGCATGCCTATGTACAATTTACCTTTGGTACGCTCGGCAGTAGTTTCCTGGCGTTGCTTATCTTTATTGCATGCATGGTAACAGCGGTAGGTTTGACTTGCGCCTGTGCTGAGTTTTTTGCTCAGTATTTGCCGCTTTCTTACCGTGCGTTGGTGTTTATTCTGGGCGTGTTTTCAATGGTGGTGTCCAATCTTGGTTTAAGCCATCTGATTCAGCTTTCTATCCCGGTGCTGACTGCCATTTATCCGCCGTGTATCGTATTGGTATTATTGAGCTTTACTCGTCGCTGGTGGAATAACAGTAGTCATGTGATTGCGCCGGTTATGTTGGTCAGCTTGCTGTTTGGCCTGATTGACGGTATCAAGTCATCGGCGTTTGCAACGCTGCTGCCAGCCTGGACACAAAGTTTGCCGATGAGCGCGCAAGGGTTGGCCTGGTTGCCGCCGTCACTGGTTATTCTGCTGGTCGTGGCGATTTATGATCGTCTTTCCGCCCGTCAGGAAGTGACCGCTCACTCCTGA
- the phoB gene encoding phosphate response regulator transcription factor PhoB, with protein MARRILVVEDEAPIREMVCFVLEQNGYQPVEAEDYDSAVTRLTEPYPELVLLDWMLPGGSGLQFIKHMKREALTRDIPVMMLTARGEEEDRVRGLEVGADDYITKPFSPKELVARIKAVMRRISPMAVEEVIEMRGLSLDPSSHRVTTPEHALDMGPTEFKLLHFFMTHPERVYSREQLLNHVWGTNVYVEDRTVDVHIRRLRKALETSGHDKMVQTVRGTGYRFSTRY; from the coding sequence ATGGCAAGACGTATTTTGGTGGTGGAGGATGAAGCGCCGATCCGTGAGATGGTGTGCTTTGTGTTGGAGCAGAACGGCTATCAGCCCGTTGAAGCCGAGGATTATGACAGTGCCGTCACCCGGCTGACCGAACCGTACCCTGAACTGGTGTTGCTCGATTGGATGCTACCCGGTGGTTCTGGCCTGCAATTTATCAAGCACATGAAACGTGAAGCATTGACCCGCGATATTCCGGTGATGATGCTGACGGCACGTGGTGAAGAAGAGGATAGAGTGCGTGGGCTGGAGGTGGGTGCGGATGACTATATCACCAAACCTTTTTCTCCCAAGGAGCTCGTCGCGCGCATCAAAGCCGTCATGCGCCGCATTTCGCCTATGGCGGTGGAAGAGGTGATTGAAATGCGAGGGCTGAGTCTTGACCCTTCCTCGCACCGAGTGACCACGCCAGAACATGCGTTAGACATGGGGCCAACTGAGTTCAAGTTGCTGCACTTTTTTATGACACATCCAGAACGGGTATACAGCCGTGAACAGTTGCTCAATCACGTTTGGGGCACTAACGTGTATGTAGAAGATCGTACTGTTGATGTGCATATCCGCCGTCTGCGCAAAGCGCTGGAAACCAGCGGGCATGACAAGATGGTACAAACTGTTCGGGGTACCGGATACCGTTTCTCAACGCGTTATTAG
- the queA gene encoding tRNA preQ1(34) S-adenosylmethionine ribosyltransferase-isomerase QueA, translating into MRVSDFSFELPESLIARYPQATRSGCRLLSLDGPTGAVSHGVFTDLLDKLQPGDLLVFNNTRVIPARLFGRKASGGKLEVLVERVLDDRRVLAHVRASKAPKPGAELLLGEEESVKATMLARHDALFEIRFDDARDVLTILNDIGHMPLPPYIDRPDEAADRELYQTVYGERPGAVAAPTAGLHFDEPLLAALREKGIQMAFVTLHVGAGTFQPVRVETIEEHVMHAEYAEVPPEVVEAVLACKARGNRVIAVGTTSVRSLESAARASQQALIAPFFGDTRIFIYPGYHYQVVDALVTNFHLPESTLIMLVSAFAGYQHTMAAYHQAVAAQYRFFSYGDAMYITHNPAAEQEQIG; encoded by the coding sequence ATGCGTGTTTCCGATTTTTCGTTTGAATTGCCTGAGTCTTTAATTGCCCGCTACCCGCAGGCAACGCGCAGCGGCTGCCGCCTGTTGTCGTTGGATGGGCCAACCGGAGCGGTTTCTCATGGCGTGTTCACAGACCTGTTGGATAAGTTACAGCCTGGCGATTTGCTGGTCTTCAATAATACCCGGGTGATACCGGCGCGGCTGTTTGGCCGCAAGGCCAGTGGCGGCAAACTCGAAGTGTTGGTTGAAAGAGTGCTCGATGACAGGCGCGTGCTGGCGCATGTTCGCGCCTCAAAAGCCCCGAAGCCCGGTGCTGAGTTATTGTTGGGCGAGGAGGAGAGCGTTAAAGCCACGATGCTGGCACGCCATGACGCATTATTTGAAATTCGTTTTGATGATGCGCGCGATGTGTTGACTATTCTCAATGACATCGGGCATATGCCGCTGCCACCCTATATTGACCGCCCTGACGAGGCGGCGGATCGCGAGTTATACCAGACGGTATACGGCGAGCGTCCCGGTGCGGTGGCTGCGCCTACAGCGGGCCTGCACTTTGATGAGCCGCTGCTGGCCGCGTTGAGAGAAAAAGGCATACAAATGGCGTTCGTGACGCTGCATGTCGGTGCAGGCACGTTCCAGCCAGTCAGAGTGGAAACGATTGAAGAACACGTGATGCATGCCGAATACGCCGAAGTGCCGCCGGAGGTGGTCGAGGCCGTGTTGGCGTGCAAAGCGCGCGGTAATCGTGTGATTGCGGTGGGTACAACGTCGGTGCGCTCGCTGGAGAGCGCAGCCAGAGCCAGTCAACAGGCGCTGATCGCGCCGTTTTTTGGTGATACCCGTATCTTTATCTACCCCGGTTATCACTATCAGGTCGTGGATGCGCTGGTGACGAATTTTCATTTACCGGAGTCCACGCTGATTATGTTGGTTTCGGCGTTTGCCGGTTATCAACACACCATGGCGGCCTACCATCAGGCTGTTGCGGCGCAATATCGCTTTTTTAGTTATGGGGATGCCATGTACATCACCCATAATCCGGCCGCCGAACAAGAGCAGATCGGTTAA
- a CDS encoding PstS family phosphate ABC transporter substrate-binding protein: MTFTCRLCASLLCRLCTLLLCLFSQCGIAAMPSMLAGNLSSAGSDTLANLMTFWAADFTQHYPGVNVQIQAAGSSSAPTALAAGAAQLGPMSRPMKSSEIALFEQHYGYPPTAVPVALDALVVLVNQDNPLPGLTLRQLDAIFSITRRCGAGSALQRWHELGLTGVWQQRALLRYGRNSASGTYGFFKQRALCGGDFLSQVNELPGSASVVQAVAASVNAIGYASIGFRASGVRVVPLADGETGDYVLPTAETIRSGRYPYTRYLYIYINKVPGRPLEPLTAAFLDRVLSPQGQALVSQDGYLPLPESTREQVRQQLALMDVPAS, from the coding sequence ATGACTTTCACCTGCCGTTTATGCGCATCGTTATTGTGCCGTTTATGCACATTGTTATTGTGCCTGTTCAGCCAGTGTGGCATTGCGGCCATGCCGTCAATGCTCGCGGGCAACCTCTCCAGCGCCGGGTCTGACACACTGGCAAACCTGATGACATTCTGGGCGGCCGATTTCACGCAGCACTATCCTGGCGTTAATGTGCAGATTCAGGCAGCGGGCTCCTCATCGGCACCGACCGCGCTGGCAGCGGGCGCGGCCCAGCTTGGCCCGATGAGTCGGCCGATGAAGAGTAGCGAAATCGCGCTATTTGAGCAGCATTACGGCTACCCGCCAACGGCGGTTCCTGTCGCGCTGGATGCGTTAGTGGTGCTGGTAAATCAGGATAATCCGCTGCCGGGCCTGACGCTGCGCCAACTGGACGCCATTTTTTCCATTACGCGCCGCTGTGGGGCGGGGAGTGCGCTGCAACGCTGGCATGAACTGGGGTTGACGGGCGTTTGGCAACAGCGTGCATTGCTGCGTTATGGGCGTAACTCTGCCTCCGGCACCTATGGATTTTTCAAGCAACGGGCGTTATGTGGCGGGGATTTTTTATCGCAGGTGAATGAATTGCCGGGGTCGGCCTCCGTGGTACAGGCCGTGGCCGCGTCAGTGAATGCCATTGGCTATGCCAGTATCGGTTTTCGCGCCAGTGGCGTGCGTGTTGTACCGCTTGCTGACGGTGAGACCGGTGACTACGTGTTACCCACGGCGGAAACGATCCGCAGTGGGCGTTACCCCTACACCCGTTATCTCTATATTTACATCAATAAGGTGCCCGGCAGGCCGCTGGAGCCACTGACGGCCGCTTTTCTCGATCGCGTATTGTCGCCGCAAGGGCAGGCGCTGGTCAGTCAGGACGGGTATTTACCGCTGCCAGAATCCACCCGTGAGCAGGTGCGCCAGCAATTGGCATTGATGGATGTACCCGCCTCTTAA